The proteins below are encoded in one region of Belonocnema kinseyi isolate 2016_QV_RU_SX_M_011 chromosome 3, B_treatae_v1, whole genome shotgun sequence:
- the LOC117168906 gene encoding vacuolar protein sorting-associated protein 26C yields MSINADLRLKRASKIYHEGDIVTGLILIQTNSDIKHDGIFLTMEGCVNLQLSSKTVGIFEAFYNSVKPIQLVQYTLDVAPSGKIPSGKTEIPFELPLKPRGSKTLYETYHGVFVNIQYMIRCDIKRSFLAKDVTKSLEFIVEDKTSPKLAKEQIKPVPFKIMPESLHNARDRSNLPRFCISGKLNSLSCKLSEPLTGEVVIEHCEAVIKSIELQLVRVETCGCAEGYSRDATEIQNIQIGEGSVCTGLPIPIYMIFPRLFTCPTLTTSNFKVEFEVNLIVVFEDDYLVTENFPIILTRN; encoded by the exons ATGTCGATCAATGCTGATTTAAGGCTGAAACGAGCAAGTAAAATTTATCACGAAGGG GATATTGTTACgggattaattttaattcaaactaatTCAGATATCAAACACGATGGTATTTTTCTTACGATGGAAGGATGTGTCAATTTACAGCTCAGCTCCAAAACTGTTGGCATATTTGAAGCGTTTTATAATTCTGTCAAG CCGATACAATTGGTGCAGTACACTCTAGATGTTGCACCGTCCGGAAAAATCCCCAGTGGAAAGACCGAAATTCCTTTTGAACTCCCACTAAAGCCACGAGGTAGCAAAACTCTTTACGAAACTTACCATGGAGTTTTTGTAAACATTCAGTACATGATTCGGTGCGATATCAAAAGAAGCTTTCTAGCAAAAGACGTGACCAAATCTCTGGAGTTCATTGTAGAAGATAAAACTAGTCCTAAATTGGCTAAAGAGCAAATAAAACCCGTGCCATTTAAAATAATGCCAGAGTCTCTTCACAATGCGAGAGATCGATCTAATTTACCTCGATTCTGTATATCTGGCAAATTGAATTCACTGTCCTGCAAATTGTCCGAGCCCTTGACAGGAGAG GTGGTAATTGAACACTGCGAAGCTGTGATAAAATCAATAGAACTGCAGCTCGTGAGGGTAGAAACTTGCGGATGTGCTGAAGGTTATTCGAGAGATG CTACGgaaatacaaaatatacaaattggCGAAGGTAGCGTTTGTACCGGTCTTCCAATACCGATTTACATGATATTTCCACGTCTTTTTACGTGTCCAACTCTAACTACGAGCAATTTCAAAGTTG aatTTGAAGTAAACCTCATTGTCGTGTTTGAGGACGATTATCTGGTAACTGAAAACTTCCCCATAATTTTGACAAGAaactaa